A region from the Cuculus canorus isolate bCucCan1 chromosome 14, bCucCan1.pri, whole genome shotgun sequence genome encodes:
- the FCHSD1 gene encoding F-BAR and double SH3 domains protein 1 has product MRWAWSGLGSSGLGGSRGRGTMQPPPRKVKLTQEVRVHLLEQLSGLQGKQQRDVELLEDIRSYSKQRAALDREYGQALQRLASQFVKRDWQRGRSEAGDSRSAVAVWKGVIEGTAHAGQVRVTASESYRALSSEAARTARLSKERMLKKGIERLQKAQAELLETVKELDKAKKQFTHLQRSSEVAKDKAADVEARLRKSDRRIFHTKASLQKLSAKFSARLAEHSRQLAGVQNEYVFALVAATAHLEHYQRVELPAAIQALDGDLYERLREHLSAASRTEVETCRATRDWFQGVAEASVRVCREQDLLLFLQDHPAFALGPEQRFQLTRVEEVSLLPPGDDGASLEKEARRWAMRVARDRKNKALSNEVLQRLESRRQQVPEAEVAAMERQVEEAKENIRKAEVSRVKAEARLALLRAAGLDVDAWLAGAMVGTGEEAPTGLDLAEFDDYEDSDEPDEDDEPSPAARTYPYTCRVIFGYQGCQADELSITQGEELEVIEDGDAEEWVKAQNKAGQVGYVPEKYLLSLGGEPGAGASPPGPSALHRQLSSIIAAELVLEPGAWLVRALYDYEGQSPEELSFPEGAIIRVLPRAPGEVDDGFWTGDFNGRIGVFPSLVVEELTGGREAAGQELPSPSPPPFSPPGLVPGVSLAPSPSPDTPLGGCRQDGTGSGQSSPDLAATRLRPLRAPPPPPVRAPEPDPELHLS; this is encoded by the exons ATGAGGTGGGCGTGGTCAGGGCTCGGCAGTTCCGGGCTCGGCGGGTCCCGAGGGCGGGGAACGATGCAGCCGCCGCCGCGTAAG GTGAAGCTCACGCAGGAGGTGCGGGTCCACCTCCTGGAGCAGCTCTCAGGGCTGCAGGGCAAGCAGCAGCGGGAcgtggagctgctggaggacaTCAG GTCCTACAGCAAGCAGAGAGCCGCCCTCGACAGGGAGTATGGGCAG GCGCTGCAGAGGCTGGCAAGCCAGTTCGTGAAGAGGGACTGGCAGCGGGGCCGCAGCGAGGCTGGTGACTCGAG GAGCGCGGTCGCCGTCTGGAAGGGCGTCATCGAGGGAACCGCACACGCCGGACAGGTCCGTGTCACTGCCTCAGAGAGCTACCGTGCCCTCTCCTCGGAGGCCGCCCGCACCGCCCGTCTCTCCAAGGAAAGGATGCTCAAGAAG GGCATTGAGCGGCTGCAGAAGGCGCAGGCGGAGCTGTTGGAGACGGTAAAGGAGCTGGACAAGGCCAAGAAGCAGTTCACCCACCTTCAGCGGAGCAGCGAGGTGGCAAAGGACAAGGCGGCTGATGTGGAGGCTCG GCTCCGGAAGAGTGACCGAAGGATATTTCACACCAAAGCCAGCCTGCAAAAGCTCAGCGCCAAG TTCTCCGCACGCCTGGCCGAGCACTCGAGGCAGCTCGCAGGGGTGCAGAATGAGTACGTCTTTGCCCTGGTGGCTGCCACCGCCCACCTGGAGCACTACCAGCGCGTAGAGCTGCCTGCTGCCATCCAG GCACTGGATGGTGACCTCTACGAGCGGCTGCGGGAGCACTTGTCAGCGGCCAGCAGGACAGAGGTGGAGACGTGTCGTGCCACGCGGGACTGGTTCCAGGGAGTTGCAGAGGCATCTGTGCGG GTATGCCGGGAGCAGgacctcctcctcttcctgcaggACCATCCTGCCTTTGCCCTGGGCCCTGAGCAGCGCTTCCAGCTCACCAGGGTGGAGGAG GTGTCCCTGCTGCCACCAGGGGACGATGGggccagcctggagaaggaggcaCGGCGCTGGGCCATGCGGGTGGCTCGGGACCGCAAAAACAAAGCGCTCAGCAACGAG GTGCTGCAGCGGCTGGAGAGCAGGCGGCAGCAGGTCCCGGAGGCTGAGGTGGCCGCCATGGAGAGGCAGGTGGAAGAAGCGAAGGAGAACATTCGGAAGGCAGAG GTCAGCCGGGTGAAGGCAGAGGCCCGGCTGGCGCTGCTgcgggcagcagggctggacgTGGATGCTTGGCTGGCGGGGGCTATGGTGGGGACAGGTGAGGAGGCCCCCACGGGGTTGGATCTGGCCGAGTTCGATGACTACGAGGACAGTGACGAGCCAGACGAGGACGAtgagcccagcccagctgctcGCACCTACCCCTACACCTGCCGGGTGATCTTCGGGTACCAG GGCTGCCAGGCGGACGAGCTGTCCATCACCCAAGGCGAGGAGCTGGAAGTCATCGAGGATGGGGATGCAGAGGAGTGGGTGAAG GCTCAGAACAAGGCAGGCCAGGTTGGCTATGTCCCCGAGAAGTACCTGCTGTCCCTGGGTGGCGAGCCGGGGGCTGGGGCCAGCCCCCCAGGCCCCTCAGCGTTGCACCGCCAGCTCTCCAGCATCATCGCCGCGGAGCTGGTGCTGGAGCCGGGAG CCTGGTTGGTGCGAGCTCTGTACGACTACGAGGGGCAGAGCCCTGAGGAGCTGAGCTTCCCCGAGGGGGCCATCATCCGCGTGCTGCCCCGGGCCCCCGGCGAGGTGGACGATGGCTTCTGGACGGGTGACTTCAATGGCCGCATCGGCGTTTTCCCCTCCCTGGTGGTGGAGGAGCTCACCGGTGGCCGGGAAGCGGCTGGGCAG GAGCTGCCATCGCCGTCCCCACCACCCTTCTCCCCTCCTGGCCTCGTGCCTGGGGTCAGCCTggcccccagcccctctcctgaCACACCACTGGGAG GTTGCCGGCAGGATGGCACGGGCAGCGGGCAGAGCTCTCCAGACCTGGCAGCCACTCGGCTCCGGCCG CTCCGGGCACCCCCTCCACCACCCGTCAGAGCCCCCGAGCCCGACCCTGAGCTGCACTTGAGCTGA